One genomic window of Arachis stenosperma cultivar V10309 chromosome 10, arast.V10309.gnm1.PFL2, whole genome shotgun sequence includes the following:
- the LOC130956236 gene encoding putative disease resistance RPP13-like protein 1 → MAAEAVLSSVLSVVFDRMSSPEVVNWIKGKKLTQNLIERLKTNIYAVQAFLIDAEQKQIKERPVKNWLDSLKDAMYVADDLLDEVFTKAATQKEPGTFLSRFLNLQDRDVANRMEEVIDRIESLVIQKDTLGLREIPKENMSWRITTSLVETSDVCGREEDKEAIVKLLLDDDSVDATGGHSDVSVIPIVGMGGIGKTTLAQFVYQDDKVKENFDFQAWICVSEEFDVFKVTKTIIEAITSSFCSLTDLNLLQHDLKEKLSRKKFFVVLDDVWSESCEDWDKLLKPFRKGVKGSKILITTRSKRVASVVQTVSPYELSLLSEEDCWLVFSKHARLSTVSMENPTLKKVGRDLVKKCDGLPLAAQALGGLLRGNSDIKYWNHLLKSEIWELSDDKIKVVPALRISYYYLPSYLKECFVYCSLYPKDYEFSKGELILLWMAENFLQPAGKKTPEEVGDEYFDELIARSFFQPHKIRENKFVMHDLVHDLAMIFAGEFYFRAEELENAVEVDIKTRRLSHNAKGNYPISKLLEVCDRVKHTRTFLEINLNFLIPFKMENAPCILLSKLKYLRALSFKGFPLESLSDSIGELIHLRYLDLSHTRIMTLPDTLCNLYNLQTLKLFECWKLIALPVGMKDLTNLRYLDIRGTGLHEMPEGMSKLTSLQVLSNYVVGERKGNKINELGALANLHQRILIDKLENVVNSREALEARMFDKDGIESLILKWSTNKYENIVDSQIERDILQELRPHINLKQLKIWGYRGTTFPDWLGHCSYHNITQITLGSLLSGYFKNCCMLPSLGQLPSLKRLEISEFERLAIVGAEFYRNDESCLETPFPILETLRFESMPCWEEWRSLEFNAFPRLRKLIIMNCPMLRGDLPNQLPSLEVLSIQNCKRLSCCVPRAPAITCLRIEGSNEVRIGELPALLDNLSIKGKHQVKSVMEAITQTKLTCLTSLSISGCSSHLLFPVSSIPASLQELTILYCKKLEFEMEGQHHSLHKLRIQNSCDSVTSFSLDSFPNLVHVEISECEKIEYLVVSRSLSCLRSLEINNCGSLKSLQTLWMASPQLEHLSLLGCPEIDLSATGDPHRCLRDLTISYCEKQLSCVASQFDGLTHLYIKGEYESVKCLPKEGWLPATLESLTLDRIKSVEMLECKGLAHLISLQQLCIYECYNLENIDGEKLPASLLRLSISESPLLGKQCEMKDPQVWPKISHIPAIQVDFRWIW, encoded by the coding sequence ATGGCTGCTGAAGCTGTTTTATCTTCCGTTCTTAGTGTTGTTTTCGACAGGATGTCCTCCCCTGAAGTTGTTAACTGGATCAAAGGGAAGAAGCTTACTCAGAACCTGATTGAAAGGTTGAAGACTAATATCTATGCTGTTCAAGCCTTTCTCATCGATGCTGAGCAGAAGCAGATCAAGGAGAGACCTGTCAAGAACTGGCTTGATAGTCTCAAAGATGCCATGTATGTTGCTGATGACTTGCTCGATGAAGTCTTCACCAAAGCTGCCACTCAGAAGGAACCAGGTACCTTCCTCTCTCGTTTTCTCAATTTGCAAGATAGGGATGTAGCAAACAGGATGGAGGAAGTCATTGATAGGATAGAGTCTCTTGTGATTCAAAAAGACACTCTTGGTCTGAGAGAGATTCCTAAGGAGAACATGTCATGGAGGATCACTACATCTCTAGTTGAAACATCTGATGTATGTGGCAGGGAAGAAGACAAGGAGGCCATAGTAAAACTGTTGTTGGATGATGATAGTGTTGATGCTACTGGTGGTCATAGTGATGTATCTGTGATTCCCATTGTTGGCATGGGTGGAATAGGAAAGACTACTTTGGCTCAATTTGTTTACCAGGATGACAAAGTGAAGGAGAATTTTGATTTTCAAGCTTGGATTTGTGTGTCAGAAGAGTTTGATGTTTTCAAGGTCACCAAGACTATAATTGAGGCAATAACTTCAAGTTTTTGCAGCTTGACGGATTTGAATTTGCTTCAGCATGATTTAAAAGAAAAGTTGTCAAGGAAAAAGTTCTTTGTTGTCTTGGACGATGTATGGAGTGAAAGTTGCGAAGATTGGGATAAACTTCTAAAACCTTTTCGAAAAGGAGTTAAGGGAAGTAAAATTCTCATAACTACTAGAAGTAAAAGAGTAGCTTCTGTGGTGCAAACTGTTTCACCATATGAATTGAGCTTATTGTCTGAGGAAGATTGTTGGTTAGTGTTTTCAAAACACGCACGTCTCTCAACTGTTTCTATGGAGAATCCAACCTTGAAAAAAGTCGGCCGAGATCTCGTAAAGAAGTGTGATGGATTGCCCTTGGCAGCTCAAGCCCTTGGAGGCTTATTGCGTGGAAATTCTGATATCAAGTATTGGAATCATTTATTGAAGAGTGAGATCTGGGAACTCTCCGATGATAAGATAAAGGTTGTTCCTGCGTTAAGAATCAGTTATTACTATCTTCCTTCGTATTTAAAGGAGTGCTTTGTTTATTGTTCTTTGTATCCCAAAGACTATGAATTTAGCAAAGGCGAATTGATATTACTATGGATGGCAGAGAATTTTTTGCAACCAGCAGGAAAAAAGACTCCAGAAGAAGTTGGTGATGAATATTTTGATGAATTGATTGCGAGATCATTTTTCCAACCTCATAAGATTCGTGAAAACAAGTTTGTGATGCATGATCTGGTGCATGATTTGGCAATGATATTTGCTGGAGAATTCTATTTCAGAGCTGAAGAGCTTGAGAACGCAGTTGAGGTTGATATTAAAACTCGCCGTTTGTCACATAATGCCAAAGGCAATTATCCAATCTCAAAACTTTTGGAAGTTTGTGACCGAGTAAAACATACAAGGACATTTCTTGAAATCAATTTGAATTTCCTGATTCCATTTAAGATGGAAAATGCACCTTGTATCTTGTTGTCAAAGTTGAAGTACCTGAGGGCTTTATCATTCAAgggctttcctcttgagtcaTTGTCTGATTCAATAGGCGAGTTGATTCATTTGCGTTACTTGGATTTGTCTCACACCCGCATCATGACATTGCCCGATACACTTTGTAACTTATACAATTTACAGACATTGAAACTGTTTGAATGTTGGAAACTAATCGCCCTTCCTGTTGGCATGAAAGATCTTACAAATTTGCGTTACCTTGATATTAGGGGGACTGGTTTGCATGAGATGCCGGAAGGCATGAGCAAATTGACAAGTTTGCAGGTTTTAAGCAACTATGTTGTTGGGGAGCGTAAAGGAAACAAGATTAATGAATTGGGAGCACTTGCAAATCTACACCAAAGAATTTTGATTGACAAATTGGAGAATGTGGTCAATAGCAGGGAAGCTTTGGAGGCAAGAATGTTTGATAAGGATGGTATTGAATCTTTGATCTTGAAGTGGTCGACAAATAAATACGAGAATATAGTTGATTCCCAAATTGAAAGAGATATACTTCAAGAGTTACGACCTCATATTAATTTGAAACAACTAAAAATTTGGGGTTACAGGGGTACAACATTTCCAGATTGGTTGGGACATTGTTCTTACCACAACATCACCCAAATAACACTCGGCAGTCTTTTGTCGGGTTATTTTAAGAATTGTTGTATGCTTCCTTCACTTGGACAGTTGCCCTCTTTGAAGCGCCTGGAAATTTCAGAGTTtgaaaggcttgctattgtgGGCGCTGAGTTTTACCGAAATGATGAATCTTGTCTGGAGACTCCATTTCCAATTCTTGAAACTCTTAGATTTGAGTCAATGCCTTGCTGGGAGGAATGGCGTTCGTTGGAGTTCAATGCATTTCCTCGACTTAGGAAGCTTATCATAATGAATTGTCCCATGTTGAGAGGAGATTTGCCAAATCAACTACCATCTTTGGAAGTTCTTAGTATTCAGAATTGCAAGCGGCTCAGTTGTTGTGTTCCAAGAGCTCCTGCGATTACCTGTTTACGCATAGAAGGAAGCAATGAAGTGAGAATTGGGGAGCTACCTGCTTTGCTGGATAATCTATCAATTAAAGGAAAGCATCAAGTGAAGTCGGTGATGGAGGCCATTACGCAAACCAAACTCACTTGCCTCACATCTTTATCCATCTCAGGTTGTTCATCCCACCTATTGTTTCCAGTGAGTAGTATTCCGGCATCCCTACAAGAGCTGACGATATTGTATTGCAAGAAATTAGAATTCGAAATGGAAGGCCAACACCACTCATTGCATAAACTAAGGATACAGAACAGTTGTGATTCGGTTACATCCTTCTCGCTAGATTCCTTCCCAAATCTCGTGCATGTTGAAATCAGCGAGTGTGAAAAGATAGAGTATCTCGTGGTGTCACGCTCTCTTTCATGTCTCCGTTCTTTAGAGATAAATAATTGTGGGAGTTTGAAATCCCTGCAGACGCTATGGATGGCATCACCTCAGCTTGAACATCTCTCATTACTTGGTTGCCCAGAGATTGATTTGTCGGCTACAGGGGATCCACATCGTTGCTTGAGAGATCTTACCATCAGCTACTGCGAGAAACAACTCAGCTGTGTAGCATCGCAGTTTGATGGGCTTACTCATCTTTATATTAAAGGTGAATATGAGAGTGTGAAGTGTCTCCCTAAGGAAGGTTGGTTGCCTGCCACCCTTGAGTCTCTCACACTGGATCGCATTAAAAGTGTGGAGATGTTGGAATGCAAGGGACTTGCCCACCTCATCTCCCTCCAACAATTATGTATTTATGAATGTTACAATTTGGAGAACATTGACGGAGAAAAGCTGCCTGCCTCTCTGTTACGACTCAGCATCTCTGAAAGCCCTTTGCTGGGGAAACAGTGTGAGATGAAGGACCCGCAGGTTTGGCCCAAAATTTCCCACATCCCCGCCATTCAAGTTGATTTCAGATGGATTTGGTAA
- the LOC130956163 gene encoding protein WVD2-like 7 isoform X1 produces the protein MGDSTCLMQMQQPFCYASGIINEANERNPIHALGQSSVSFGRFMSESLAWEKWSSFSHNRYVEEAERFSRPGSVAQKKAFFEAHYKKLAAQKAAAAALLEQANNAAPQNNNEDEHVDEVANNDVAQNNAIDDNSERRSSSTRLVVKEEQDSIISANGNYSVSDLEASSTILPQSNKVKEAVSKMEEEPLVGNSMKIELQSQNEDAEKILETTPIMTPLLKQGSRYDQEILPSVSKKKPPVSSFKLLKSNATSKVASTPIKSTATTLSSKRDNCNIAATPTSSSNKHASLLSSADKRRSTPYKSVNFTPIRELNRLTASVMKKFESARASAGSSKASKDASLTPLRTPTMAYKKEMQMHSALTPLTEKKRNKTPLDLSSTGKNTASSKWRLLSTENKMRSPMISSPFSLRTEERAARRKKKLEEKFNANEAQKVQLHTKLKEKAETEIRKLRQSFCFKARPLPDFYKERKESNKETQKDPQIQSESRKATPHSQRPYNGSGTIKNFQEKTQRRTFAHHLSTTLENTSPNIQQGNLKNRNHKQ, from the exons ATGGGGGACTCAACTTGTctcatgcaaatgcaacaaccaTTCTGTTATGCTTCTGGGATTATCAATGAAGCCAATGAG AGAAACCCGATTCATGCATTGGGGCAATCATCAGTTTCCTTTGGGAGGTTCATGTCAGAGTCTCTTGCATGGGAGAAATGGTCAAGCTTCTCTCACAACCGCTACGTCGAAGAGGCAGAGAGGTTCTCAAGGCCTGGCTCAGTTGCTCAGAAGAAGGCCTTCTTTGAAGCTCACTACAAGAAACTCGCCGCTCAAAAGGCGGCTGCAGCAGCATTGCTCGAACAAGCAAACAATGCTGCTCCACaaaacaataatgaagatgagCATGTCGACGAAGTTGCAAACAATGATGTTGCACAAAACAATGCTATTGATGATAATTCAGAGAGAAGAAGTTCAAGCACTAGATTGGTTGTCAAAGAAGAACAAGATTCCATTATCAGTGCCAATGGGAATTACTCAGTTTCGGATTTAGAGGCAAGTAGTACTATTTTGCCTCAAAGTAACAAGGTAAAAGAAGCTGTGTCAAAGATGGAAGAAGAACCTTTGGTTGGGAATTCAATGAAGATTGAATTGCAAAGCCAAAATGAAGATGCTGAAAAGATCCTTGAAACAACTCCAATTATGACACCATTACTGAAG CAGGGTTCAAGATATGATCAAGAAATTTTGCCTTCAGTTAGCAAGAAGAAACCACCAGTTTCTTCCTTCAAATTGCTAAAGAGCAATGCAACCTCCAAAGTTGCTTCTACACCAATCAAATCAACAGCGACTACTCTTTCTTCAAAGAGAGATAACTGTAATATTGCTGCTACCCCAACTAGCAGCAGCAACAAGCATGCTTCATTACTAAGCTCTGCTGATAAAAGAAGATCTACTCCTTACAAATCGGTCAATTTTACGCCTATTAGAGAACTTAATAGATTGACTGCATCAGTCATGAAGAAATTTGAAAGTGCAAGAGCTAGTGCTGGTTCCTCAAAGGCTTCAAAGGATGCATCATTAACTCCTCTAAGAACACCAACTATG GCTTATAAGAAGGAAATGCAGATGCATTCTGCATTGACCCCattaacagaaaagaaaag GAACAAAACTCCTCTTGATTTATCAAGCACAGGCAAAAATACAGCCAGCTCTAAATGGCGCTTGCTCTCAACAGA AAATAAAATGAGATCCCCAATGATATCCTCACCTTTCAGCTTGAGGACAGAAGAAAGGGCTGCAAGAAGAAAGAAG AAACTTGAAGAAAAGTTCAATGCCAATGAGGCACAAAAAGTGCAACTTCATACAAAACTCAAG GAAAAAGCAGAGACAGAGATCAGAAAACTTCGCCAAAGTTTTTGCTTCAAAGCAAGGCCACTACCTGATTTTTACAAGGAAAGGAAAGAATCAAACAAGGAGACACAGAAG GATCCACAGATACAATCTGAATCAAGAAAGGCTACTCCTCATAGTCAGAGACCTTACAATGGCAGTGGCACCATCAAGAACTTCCAGGAAAAGACTCAGCGCCGCACCTTTGCTCATCATCTGAGTACTACTCTTGAGAATACATCACCAAATATTCAACAAGGAAACCTCAAGAATAGGAATCACAAACAATGA
- the LOC130956163 gene encoding protein WVD2-like 7 isoform X2 has protein sequence MGDSTCLMQMQQPFCYASGIINEANERNPIHALGQSSVSFGRFMSESLAWEKWSSFSHNRYVEEAERFSRPGSVAQKKAFFEAHYKKLAAQKAAAAALLEQANNAAPQNNNEDEHVDEVANNDVAQNNAIDDNSERRSSSTRLVVKEEQDSIISANGNYSVSDLEASSTILPQSNKVKEAVSKMEEEPLVGNSMKIELQSQNEDAEKILETTPIMTPLLKGSRYDQEILPSVSKKKPPVSSFKLLKSNATSKVASTPIKSTATTLSSKRDNCNIAATPTSSSNKHASLLSSADKRRSTPYKSVNFTPIRELNRLTASVMKKFESARASAGSSKASKDASLTPLRTPTMAYKKEMQMHSALTPLTEKKRNKTPLDLSSTGKNTASSKWRLLSTENKMRSPMISSPFSLRTEERAARRKKKLEEKFNANEAQKVQLHTKLKEKAETEIRKLRQSFCFKARPLPDFYKERKESNKETQKDPQIQSESRKATPHSQRPYNGSGTIKNFQEKTQRRTFAHHLSTTLENTSPNIQQGNLKNRNHKQ, from the exons ATGGGGGACTCAACTTGTctcatgcaaatgcaacaaccaTTCTGTTATGCTTCTGGGATTATCAATGAAGCCAATGAG AGAAACCCGATTCATGCATTGGGGCAATCATCAGTTTCCTTTGGGAGGTTCATGTCAGAGTCTCTTGCATGGGAGAAATGGTCAAGCTTCTCTCACAACCGCTACGTCGAAGAGGCAGAGAGGTTCTCAAGGCCTGGCTCAGTTGCTCAGAAGAAGGCCTTCTTTGAAGCTCACTACAAGAAACTCGCCGCTCAAAAGGCGGCTGCAGCAGCATTGCTCGAACAAGCAAACAATGCTGCTCCACaaaacaataatgaagatgagCATGTCGACGAAGTTGCAAACAATGATGTTGCACAAAACAATGCTATTGATGATAATTCAGAGAGAAGAAGTTCAAGCACTAGATTGGTTGTCAAAGAAGAACAAGATTCCATTATCAGTGCCAATGGGAATTACTCAGTTTCGGATTTAGAGGCAAGTAGTACTATTTTGCCTCAAAGTAACAAGGTAAAAGAAGCTGTGTCAAAGATGGAAGAAGAACCTTTGGTTGGGAATTCAATGAAGATTGAATTGCAAAGCCAAAATGAAGATGCTGAAAAGATCCTTGAAACAACTCCAATTATGACACCATTACTGAAG GGTTCAAGATATGATCAAGAAATTTTGCCTTCAGTTAGCAAGAAGAAACCACCAGTTTCTTCCTTCAAATTGCTAAAGAGCAATGCAACCTCCAAAGTTGCTTCTACACCAATCAAATCAACAGCGACTACTCTTTCTTCAAAGAGAGATAACTGTAATATTGCTGCTACCCCAACTAGCAGCAGCAACAAGCATGCTTCATTACTAAGCTCTGCTGATAAAAGAAGATCTACTCCTTACAAATCGGTCAATTTTACGCCTATTAGAGAACTTAATAGATTGACTGCATCAGTCATGAAGAAATTTGAAAGTGCAAGAGCTAGTGCTGGTTCCTCAAAGGCTTCAAAGGATGCATCATTAACTCCTCTAAGAACACCAACTATG GCTTATAAGAAGGAAATGCAGATGCATTCTGCATTGACCCCattaacagaaaagaaaag GAACAAAACTCCTCTTGATTTATCAAGCACAGGCAAAAATACAGCCAGCTCTAAATGGCGCTTGCTCTCAACAGA AAATAAAATGAGATCCCCAATGATATCCTCACCTTTCAGCTTGAGGACAGAAGAAAGGGCTGCAAGAAGAAAGAAG AAACTTGAAGAAAAGTTCAATGCCAATGAGGCACAAAAAGTGCAACTTCATACAAAACTCAAG GAAAAAGCAGAGACAGAGATCAGAAAACTTCGCCAAAGTTTTTGCTTCAAAGCAAGGCCACTACCTGATTTTTACAAGGAAAGGAAAGAATCAAACAAGGAGACACAGAAG GATCCACAGATACAATCTGAATCAAGAAAGGCTACTCCTCATAGTCAGAGACCTTACAATGGCAGTGGCACCATCAAGAACTTCCAGGAAAAGACTCAGCGCCGCACCTTTGCTCATCATCTGAGTACTACTCTTGAGAATACATCACCAAATATTCAACAAGGAAACCTCAAGAATAGGAATCACAAACAATGA
- the LOC130955809 gene encoding peptidyl serine alpha-galactosyltransferase, which produces MARVLIVSLLVGIVVCIGFSEAARKHEWRLHTLFSVECQNYFDWQTVGLMNSYRKAKQPGPITRLLSCTDEEKKNYRGMHLAPTFEVPSMSKHPRTGDWYPAINKPAGVLHWLKHSKDAKNVDWVVILDADMIIRGPILPWELGAEKGRPVAAYYGYLRGCDNILAQLHTKHPELCDKVGGLLAFHIDDLRAFAPLWLSKTEEVREDKAHWATNITGDIYGKGWISEMYGYSFGAAEIGLRHKINDNLMIYPGYVPREGIEPILLHYGLPFSVGNWSFNKLAHHEDGIVYECGRLFPEPPYPREVRQMELDPNRRRGLFLSIECINIINEGLLLQHAANGCPKPTWSKYLNFLKSKAFAELTKPKYPTPATLQMMEDTKEDDNALDAEKPHPKIHTVFSTECTTYFDWQTVGLMHSFRLSGQPGNITRLLSCTDEDLKQYKGHDLAPTHYVPSMSRHPLTGDWYPAINKPAAVLHWLNHANIDAEFIVILDADMILRGPITPWEFKAARGRPVSTPYDYLIGCDNELAKLHTSHPEACDKVGGVIIMHIDDLRKFALLWLHKTEEVRADRAHYARNITGDIYESGWISEMYGYSFGAAELKLKHTVNNEILIYPGYVPAPGVKYRVFHYGLRFGTGNWSFDKADWRDVDMVNRCWAKFPDPPDLSTLDRANEDGFQRDLLSIECAKTLNEALTLHHERRCPNANSLSPPKEEQRTEESGMSRKFGIVDESTDSISNHISVNHSEQLRKDSEDLDSVPKDEMPSSFRFWVIFLWAFSGCGFVVVVYMVYSGHKRRGSRAKPHRTRRRSVHTGFMEMNGRDRHSRGLDVPL; this is translated from the exons ATGGCGAGAGTGTTAATTGTTTCTTTGTTAGTGGGAATTGTGGTTTGCATTGGGTTTAGCGAAGCGGCGAGGAAGCATGAATGGAGGCTCCACACGCTGTTTTCTGTTGAGTGTCAGAACTACTTCGACTGGCAGACGGTTGGGCTCATGAACAGTTACAGGAAGGCCAAGCAGCCCGGGCCCATAACCCGTCTCCTGAGTTGTACGGATGAGGAGAAGAAGAACTATAGAGGGATGCAtttggcgccaacgtttgaggttCCTTCTATGAGCAAGCATCCCAGAACTGGTGACTG GTACCCTGCAATAAACAAACCAGCTGGGGTTTTGCACTGGCTCAAACATAGTAAAGATGCAAAAAATGTTGATTGGGTTGTCATTCTGGATGCAGACATGATAATCAGAGGCCCAATTTTACCTTGGGAGCTTGGTGCAGAGAAAGGAAGACCTGTTGCCGCATATTATGG GTACTTACGAGGTTGTGACAATATTTTGGCTCAACTGCATACGAAACACCCAGAACTTTGCGACAAAGTTGGTGGGCTTTTGGCCTTTCATATAGATGACCTCCGAGCTTTCGCACCATTGTGGCTTTCCAAAACAGAAGAAGTGAGGGAAGATAAGGCACACTGGGCAACAAACATAACTGGTGACATCTATGGGAAAGGATGGATCAGTGAGATGTATGGCTACTCTTTTGGTGCTGCTGAA ATAGGACTTCGGCACAAGATCAATGATAACTTGATGATCTACCCAGGTTATGTTCCTCGGGAGGGAATTGAACCGATTCTTCTTCACTATGGGCTTCCGTTTAGTGTAGGAAATTGGTCATTTAATAAATTGGCTCACCATGAAGATGGAATTGTTTATGAATGTGGCCGTCTTTTTCCAGAACCCCCTTATCCCAGGGAG GTAAGGCAGATGGAACTTGACCCTAATCGAAGGCGAGGACTATTTCTAAGTATAGAGTgcataaatattataaatgaGGGTCTTTTGCTGCAGCACGCAGCAAATGGTTGTCCAAAACCTACTTGGTCTAAATATTTGAACTTTTTGAAAAGCAAAGCCTTTGCTGAACTAACAAAGCCAAAATATCCAACTCCTGCTACTTTACAAATGATGGAGGATACCAAAGAAGATGACAATGCTCTTGATGCTGAGAAGCCGCATCCTAAAATTCATACTGTTTTTTCCACAGAATGTACCACATACTTTGATTGGCAGACAGTAGGACTTATGCATAGTTTCCGATTGAGTGGACAGCCAGGAAATATCACTAGACTTCTTAGCTGCACAGACGAAGACTTGAAGCAATATAAGGGTCATGATCTGGCTCCTACCCATTATGTTCCCTCTATGAGCCGACATCCATTAACAGGAGACTG GTATCCAGCAATTAATAAACCTGCTGCTGTACTTCACTGGCTTAACCATGCAAATATTGATGCTGAGTTCATAGTGATTCTTGATGCTGATATGATCTTGAGAGGCCCGATTACACCATGGGAATTCAAGGCTGCTCGTGGCCGTCCAGTTTCAACTCCCTATGA CTACCTCATTGGCTGTGACAACGAGCTTGCCAAATTGCACACTAGCCATCCTGAGGCTTGTGACAAGGTTGGTGGTGTAATCATTATGCACATAGATGATCTTCGGAAATTCGCTTTGCTATGGCTACATAAAACTGAGGAAGTCCGAGCTGATAGAGCTCATTATGCAAGAAATATAACAGGAGACATATATGAATCTGGTTGGATCAGTGAGATGTATGGCTACTCATTTGGAGCAGCCGAG CTAAAATTGAAGCATACTGTAAACAATGAGATACTGATATACCCAGGATATGTACCTGCACCGGGGGTCAAGTATCGAGTTTTTCACTATGGGTTACGTTTTGGTACTGGGAATTGGAGTTTTGACAAGGCAGATTGGCGGGACGTTGACATGGTCAACAGATGCTGGGCCAAGTTTCCAGACCCACCAGATCTATCGACACTAGATCGAGCCAATGAGGATGGTTTTCAGCGTGATCTGCTGAGCATTGAATGTGCAAAAACACTGAATGAAGCACTGACTTTGCATCATGAGAGAAGATGCCCCAATGCAAATTCTTTATCCCCACCAAAAGAGGAACAAAGAACAGAAGAAAGCGGCATGTCAAGGAAATTTGGCATTGTAGATGAAAGTACTGATTCAATAAGCAATCATATCTCAGTAAATCATTCTGAGCAACTGAGAAAGGATTCTGAGGATTTGGATAGTGTTCCAAAAGATGAGATGCCAAGCTCTTTCAGATTTTGGGTGATATTCCTATGGGCCTTTTCCGGATGTGGCTTCGTTGTTGTCGTTTATATGGTGTATTCAGGTCATAAAAGAAGAGGATCAAGGGCAAAACCCCATAGAACACGGAGAAGAAGTGTTCATACAGGATTCATGGAAATGAACGGTCGTGACCGACATAGCCGTGGCCTCGACGTACCTCTGTAA